A single genomic interval of Takifugu flavidus isolate HTHZ2018 chromosome 19, ASM371156v2, whole genome shotgun sequence harbors:
- the LOC130516189 gene encoding sorting nexin-14-like isoform X2, protein MTGILTYLKRRLKFDVLREAGRQYPVFCFLMLSLISLTVLLNSYLHVLMVFWSFLAGVVTFYCSVGPETLLPNIFFTIKPMNKQDQELFPLGSSCAVCGKIKCKRHRPTLLLENHQPWLDLKVHSKVDASVAEVFELVLENFVYPWYRDITDDEACIDELRMTFRFFASVVVRRAQKVDIPAVCADKMLKAALKHVEVIARAREKVGNTEGLQQAALEEYGADLHVALRSRRDELLYLRQLTEMLFPFVMPPKATDCKSLALLLREVMTGSVLLPTMDFMADPDTVNFLVLIFVDDTPPEPATEPPSPLVPFLQKFTDVGNKKPSVLKLELKEIRAQQDLLFRFMNFLKQEGAVHVLQFCLAVEEFNDRILRPDLSDPELQRLHTEVLHIYQTYCLDESVDKINFDKFIVEEIRNIAEGPYSDVVKLQTMRCLFEAYEHVLALLESVFTPMFCHSDEYFRHLLKGSDSPARSSRISRNLSKRGESFGISRIGSRIKGVFKSTTVEGAMLPPSATTELDDDLVEEATMVMEDDSPAEPTSGSGTLRNLSAWSINIPNVHSYDDELKREKIPVFCIDVERHDRKEVGHQTERWSVDRRYLEFYVLESRLTEFHGTFVDAQLPSKRLIGPKNYEFLVSKREEFEAYLQRLLKHPELSNSQLLADFLSPHSEESQFLDKTLADVRLGKIFKSVPGKLMKERGQNLEPFIQSFFNSCESPKPKPSRPELTILSPSTENYKKLFSDIFHNNASRSDRPARKRHSSTVTVRVDGMYDYMMFMGDVSVVWFPARTVFRVPDWLHHLLAAGRILVKNTFEAYMQQYMRSKLEQVLQEHRLVSLITQLRDAVFCERNGQRSLQDRRARARQTFEEMMNYLPESVVRFIGGDAKYEGVRLLFDGLQQPLLNKQVTYVLLDIALQELFPELTQAIM, encoded by the exons ATGACGGGGATTTTAACCTACTTGAAGCGTCGATTGAAGTTCGACGTTCTGAGGGAAGCTGGACGACAGTATCCTGTTTTCTGCTTCCTCATGTTGTCTCTTATCTCTTTGACGGTGCTGCTCAACAG CTACCTCCACGTCCTGATGGTGTTCTGGTCGTTCCTGGCCGGCGTCGTCACGTTCTACTGCTCCGTCGGGCCTGAGACGCTCCTCCCAAacatcttcttcaccatcaAACCAATGAACAAA caggatcaggagCTGTTTCCTCTGGGCAGCAGCTGCGCCGTCTGTGGGAAGATCAAGTGCAAACGCCATCG GCCGACTCTGCTGCTTGAAAACCACCAGCCGTGGTTGGACCTGAAGGTTCATTCAAAGGTGGATGCTTCTGTCGCCGAG gtgtttgAGTTGGTTCTGGAGAACTTTGTGTACCCCTGGTACAG GGACATCACAGACGACGAAGCGTGCATCGATGAGCTGAGGATGACCTTCCGCTTCTTCGCATCAGTTGTTGTCCGCCGAGCTCAGAAG GTCGACATTCCGGCTGTGTGTGCAGATAAAATGCTGAAGGCTGCGTTGAAGCATGTTGAAGTCATCGCAAGAGCTCGAGAAAAAG TGGGGAACACTGAAGGATTGCAGCAGGCAGCTCTGGAGGAATATGGCGCTGACCTTCACGTGGCTCTGCGCAGCCGCAGAGACGAGCTGCTGTATCTGAGGCAGCTGACAGAGATGCTGTTCCCCTTCGTCATGCCTCCCAAGGCTACAGACTGCAA GTCATTGGCGCTGCTGCTTCGGGAGGTGATGACGGGATCCGTCTTGTTACCAACCATGGATTTCATGGCTGACCCC GATACTGTGAACTTCTTGGTGCTGATATTTGTTGATGACACTCCA ccagaaccagccACAGAACCTCCGTCTCCCCTGGTTCCGTTTCTACAGAAATTTACTGACGTGGGCAACAAGAAGCCGTCC GTGCTGAAGttggagctgaaggagatccGAGCCCAGCAGGACCTCCTCTTTCGCTTCATGAACTTCCTGAAGCAGGAAGGAGCCGTGCACGTGCTGCAGTTCTGCCTGGCCGTGG AGGAGTTCAACGACAGGATCCTGCGTCCAGACCTGAGCGACCCCGAGCTGCAGCGTCTGCACACGGAGGTGCTGCACATCTACCAGACCTACTGCCTGGACGAGAGCGTCGACAAGATCAACTTCGACAAGTTCATTGTGGAGGAGATCAGGAACA TTGCTGAAGGTCCCTACAGCGACGTGGTGAAGCTGCAGACCATGCGCTGCCTGTTCGAGGCCTACGAACACGTGCTGGCGCTGTTGGAGAGCGTCTTCACGCCCATGTTCTGCCACAGCGACGAA TACTTCAGACACCTCCTGAAAGGATCCGACTCTCcagcacggagcagcagaaTCAGCAG aAATCTGTCCAAACGAGGGGAGTCCTTCGGCATCAGCAGGATTGGCAGCAGAATCAAAGGCGTGTTCAAGAGTACGACAGTAGAGGGCGCCATGCTGCCGCCGAGCGCCACAACTGAGCTGGATGACGACCTG gtggaggaggccacCATGGTGATGGAGGACGATTCTCCCGCCGAGCCGACCAGCGGGTCGGGAACGCTGCGGAACCTGTCGGCCTGGAGCATCAACATCCCCAACGTCCACAGCTACGACGACGAGCTGAAGAGGGAGAAGATCCCCGTCTTCTGCATCGACGTGGAGCGCCACGACAGGAAGGAAG TGGGTCATCAGACGGAGAGGTGGTCCGTTGACAGGCGATACCTGGAATTCTACGTTCTGGAGTCCAGACTCACAGAGTTCCACG GAACATTTGTTGACGCTCAGCTTCCATCCAAAAGACTGATTGGACCAAAGAATTACGAGTTCCTTGTCTCCAAACGGGAGGAATTTGAGGCATATTTGCAG agacTCCTGAAGCATCCAGAGCTCAGCAACAGTCAGCTGCTGgcggacttcctgtctcctcacagTGAGGAATCTCAGTTCCTGGACAAGACGCTGGCTGATGTCCGACTGG GAAAAATCTTCAAGTCTGTTCCAGGGAAGCTGATGAAGGAG AgaggtcagaacctggagcccTTCATCCAGTCCTTCTTCAACTCCTGCGAGTCTCCCAAACCCAAGCCCAGCAGACCCGAACTGACCATCCTCAGCCCGTCCACCGAGAACTACAAGAag ctcttcagcgACATTTTCCACAACAACGCCAGCAGGTCCGACCGTCCCGCACGGAAACGCCACAGCTCCACGGTAACGGTCCGTGTCGACGGCATGTACGACTACATGATGTTCATGG GTGACGTGTCGGTGGTGTGGTTCCCAGCTCGGACGGTGTTCCGCGTGCCGGACTGGCTGCACCACCTTCTGGCCGCAGGCAGGATCCTGGTGAAGAACACGTTTGAGGCCTACATGCAGCAGTACATGCGGTCCAAGCTGGAGCAGGTCCTGCAGGAGCACCGGCTGGTGTCGCTCATCACGCAGCTCAGAG ACGCCGTCTTCTGTGAGCGGAACGGCCAGCGAAGCCTCCAGGACAGACGAGCAAGAGCCAGGCAGACCTTTGAGGAGATGATGAACTATTTACCAG AGTCGGTCGTCAGATTTATCGGAGGAGACGCCAAATACGAAGGCGTGCGATTACTGTTCGATGGTTTACAGCAGCCTCTGCTCAACaaacag GTCACCTACGTCCTGCTGGACATCGCCCTGCAGGAGCTTTTCCCTGAGCTCACTCAGGCGATCATGTGA
- the LOC130516189 gene encoding sorting nexin-14-like isoform X1, with amino-acid sequence MTGILTYLKRRLKFDVLREAGRQYPVFCFLMLSLISLTVLLNSYLHVLMVFWSFLAGVVTFYCSVGPETLLPNIFFTIKPMNKQQDQELFPLGSSCAVCGKIKCKRHRPTLLLENHQPWLDLKVHSKVDASVAEVFELVLENFVYPWYRDITDDEACIDELRMTFRFFASVVVRRAQKVDIPAVCADKMLKAALKHVEVIARAREKVGNTEGLQQAALEEYGADLHVALRSRRDELLYLRQLTEMLFPFVMPPKATDCKSLALLLREVMTGSVLLPTMDFMADPDTVNFLVLIFVDDTPPEPATEPPSPLVPFLQKFTDVGNKKPSVLKLELKEIRAQQDLLFRFMNFLKQEGAVHVLQFCLAVEEFNDRILRPDLSDPELQRLHTEVLHIYQTYCLDESVDKINFDKFIVEEIRNIAEGPYSDVVKLQTMRCLFEAYEHVLALLESVFTPMFCHSDEYFRHLLKGSDSPARSSRISRNLSKRGESFGISRIGSRIKGVFKSTTVEGAMLPPSATTELDDDLVEEATMVMEDDSPAEPTSGSGTLRNLSAWSINIPNVHSYDDELKREKIPVFCIDVERHDRKEVGHQTERWSVDRRYLEFYVLESRLTEFHGTFVDAQLPSKRLIGPKNYEFLVSKREEFEAYLQRLLKHPELSNSQLLADFLSPHSEESQFLDKTLADVRLGKIFKSVPGKLMKERGQNLEPFIQSFFNSCESPKPKPSRPELTILSPSTENYKKLFSDIFHNNASRSDRPARKRHSSTVTVRVDGMYDYMMFMGDVSVVWFPARTVFRVPDWLHHLLAAGRILVKNTFEAYMQQYMRSKLEQVLQEHRLVSLITQLRDAVFCERNGQRSLQDRRARARQTFEEMMNYLPESVVRFIGGDAKYEGVRLLFDGLQQPLLNKQVTYVLLDIALQELFPELTQAIM; translated from the exons ATGACGGGGATTTTAACCTACTTGAAGCGTCGATTGAAGTTCGACGTTCTGAGGGAAGCTGGACGACAGTATCCTGTTTTCTGCTTCCTCATGTTGTCTCTTATCTCTTTGACGGTGCTGCTCAACAG CTACCTCCACGTCCTGATGGTGTTCTGGTCGTTCCTGGCCGGCGTCGTCACGTTCTACTGCTCCGTCGGGCCTGAGACGCTCCTCCCAAacatcttcttcaccatcaAACCAATGAACAAA cagcaggatcaggagCTGTTTCCTCTGGGCAGCAGCTGCGCCGTCTGTGGGAAGATCAAGTGCAAACGCCATCG GCCGACTCTGCTGCTTGAAAACCACCAGCCGTGGTTGGACCTGAAGGTTCATTCAAAGGTGGATGCTTCTGTCGCCGAG gtgtttgAGTTGGTTCTGGAGAACTTTGTGTACCCCTGGTACAG GGACATCACAGACGACGAAGCGTGCATCGATGAGCTGAGGATGACCTTCCGCTTCTTCGCATCAGTTGTTGTCCGCCGAGCTCAGAAG GTCGACATTCCGGCTGTGTGTGCAGATAAAATGCTGAAGGCTGCGTTGAAGCATGTTGAAGTCATCGCAAGAGCTCGAGAAAAAG TGGGGAACACTGAAGGATTGCAGCAGGCAGCTCTGGAGGAATATGGCGCTGACCTTCACGTGGCTCTGCGCAGCCGCAGAGACGAGCTGCTGTATCTGAGGCAGCTGACAGAGATGCTGTTCCCCTTCGTCATGCCTCCCAAGGCTACAGACTGCAA GTCATTGGCGCTGCTGCTTCGGGAGGTGATGACGGGATCCGTCTTGTTACCAACCATGGATTTCATGGCTGACCCC GATACTGTGAACTTCTTGGTGCTGATATTTGTTGATGACACTCCA ccagaaccagccACAGAACCTCCGTCTCCCCTGGTTCCGTTTCTACAGAAATTTACTGACGTGGGCAACAAGAAGCCGTCC GTGCTGAAGttggagctgaaggagatccGAGCCCAGCAGGACCTCCTCTTTCGCTTCATGAACTTCCTGAAGCAGGAAGGAGCCGTGCACGTGCTGCAGTTCTGCCTGGCCGTGG AGGAGTTCAACGACAGGATCCTGCGTCCAGACCTGAGCGACCCCGAGCTGCAGCGTCTGCACACGGAGGTGCTGCACATCTACCAGACCTACTGCCTGGACGAGAGCGTCGACAAGATCAACTTCGACAAGTTCATTGTGGAGGAGATCAGGAACA TTGCTGAAGGTCCCTACAGCGACGTGGTGAAGCTGCAGACCATGCGCTGCCTGTTCGAGGCCTACGAACACGTGCTGGCGCTGTTGGAGAGCGTCTTCACGCCCATGTTCTGCCACAGCGACGAA TACTTCAGACACCTCCTGAAAGGATCCGACTCTCcagcacggagcagcagaaTCAGCAG aAATCTGTCCAAACGAGGGGAGTCCTTCGGCATCAGCAGGATTGGCAGCAGAATCAAAGGCGTGTTCAAGAGTACGACAGTAGAGGGCGCCATGCTGCCGCCGAGCGCCACAACTGAGCTGGATGACGACCTG gtggaggaggccacCATGGTGATGGAGGACGATTCTCCCGCCGAGCCGACCAGCGGGTCGGGAACGCTGCGGAACCTGTCGGCCTGGAGCATCAACATCCCCAACGTCCACAGCTACGACGACGAGCTGAAGAGGGAGAAGATCCCCGTCTTCTGCATCGACGTGGAGCGCCACGACAGGAAGGAAG TGGGTCATCAGACGGAGAGGTGGTCCGTTGACAGGCGATACCTGGAATTCTACGTTCTGGAGTCCAGACTCACAGAGTTCCACG GAACATTTGTTGACGCTCAGCTTCCATCCAAAAGACTGATTGGACCAAAGAATTACGAGTTCCTTGTCTCCAAACGGGAGGAATTTGAGGCATATTTGCAG agacTCCTGAAGCATCCAGAGCTCAGCAACAGTCAGCTGCTGgcggacttcctgtctcctcacagTGAGGAATCTCAGTTCCTGGACAAGACGCTGGCTGATGTCCGACTGG GAAAAATCTTCAAGTCTGTTCCAGGGAAGCTGATGAAGGAG AgaggtcagaacctggagcccTTCATCCAGTCCTTCTTCAACTCCTGCGAGTCTCCCAAACCCAAGCCCAGCAGACCCGAACTGACCATCCTCAGCCCGTCCACCGAGAACTACAAGAag ctcttcagcgACATTTTCCACAACAACGCCAGCAGGTCCGACCGTCCCGCACGGAAACGCCACAGCTCCACGGTAACGGTCCGTGTCGACGGCATGTACGACTACATGATGTTCATGG GTGACGTGTCGGTGGTGTGGTTCCCAGCTCGGACGGTGTTCCGCGTGCCGGACTGGCTGCACCACCTTCTGGCCGCAGGCAGGATCCTGGTGAAGAACACGTTTGAGGCCTACATGCAGCAGTACATGCGGTCCAAGCTGGAGCAGGTCCTGCAGGAGCACCGGCTGGTGTCGCTCATCACGCAGCTCAGAG ACGCCGTCTTCTGTGAGCGGAACGGCCAGCGAAGCCTCCAGGACAGACGAGCAAGAGCCAGGCAGACCTTTGAGGAGATGATGAACTATTTACCAG AGTCGGTCGTCAGATTTATCGGAGGAGACGCCAAATACGAAGGCGTGCGATTACTGTTCGATGGTTTACAGCAGCCTCTGCTCAACaaacag GTCACCTACGTCCTGCTGGACATCGCCCTGCAGGAGCTTTTCCCTGAGCTCACTCAGGCGATCATGTGA
- the LOC130516189 gene encoding sorting nexin-14-like isoform X3 has translation MTGILTYLKRRLKFDVLREAGRQYPVFCFLMLSLISLTVLLNSYLHVLMVFWSFLAGVVTFYCSVGPETLLPNIFFTIKPMNKQQDQELFPLGSSCAVCGKIKCKRHRPTLLLENHQPWLDLKVHSKVDASVAEVFELVLENFVYPWYRDITDDEACIDELRMTFRFFASVVVRRAQKVDIPAVCADKMLKAALKHVEVIARAREKVGNTEGLQQAALEEYGADLHVALRSRRDELLYLRQLTEMLFPFVMPPKATDCKSLALLLREVMTGSVLLPTMDFMADPDTVNFLVLIFVDDTPPEPATEPPSPLVPFLQKFTDVGNKKPSVLKLELKEIRAQQDLLFRFMNFLKQEGAVHVLQFCLAVEEFNDRILRPDLSDPELQRLHTEVLHIYQTYCLDESVDKINFDKFIVEEIRNIAEGPYSDVVKLQTMRCLFEAYEHVLALLESVFTPMFCHSDEYFRHLLKGSDSPARSSRISRNLSKRGESFGISRIGSRIKGVFKSTTVEGAMLPPSATTELDDDLVEEATMVMEDDSPAEPTSGSGTLRNLSAWSINIPNVHSYDDELKREKIPVFCIDVERHDRKEVGHQTERWSVDRRYLEFYVLESRLTEFHGTFVDAQLPSKRLIGPKNYEFLVSKREEFEAYLQRLLKHPELSNSQLLADFLSPHSEESQFLDKTLADVRLGKIFKSVPGKLMKERGQNLEPFIQSFFNSCESPKPKPSRPELTILSPSTENYKKLFSDIFHNNASRSDRPARKRHSSTVTVRVDGMYDYMMFMARTVFRVPDWLHHLLAAGRILVKNTFEAYMQQYMRSKLEQVLQEHRLVSLITQLRDAVFCERNGQRSLQDRRARARQTFEEMMNYLPESVVRFIGGDAKYEGVRLLFDGLQQPLLNKQVTYVLLDIALQELFPELTQAIM, from the exons ATGACGGGGATTTTAACCTACTTGAAGCGTCGATTGAAGTTCGACGTTCTGAGGGAAGCTGGACGACAGTATCCTGTTTTCTGCTTCCTCATGTTGTCTCTTATCTCTTTGACGGTGCTGCTCAACAG CTACCTCCACGTCCTGATGGTGTTCTGGTCGTTCCTGGCCGGCGTCGTCACGTTCTACTGCTCCGTCGGGCCTGAGACGCTCCTCCCAAacatcttcttcaccatcaAACCAATGAACAAA cagcaggatcaggagCTGTTTCCTCTGGGCAGCAGCTGCGCCGTCTGTGGGAAGATCAAGTGCAAACGCCATCG GCCGACTCTGCTGCTTGAAAACCACCAGCCGTGGTTGGACCTGAAGGTTCATTCAAAGGTGGATGCTTCTGTCGCCGAG gtgtttgAGTTGGTTCTGGAGAACTTTGTGTACCCCTGGTACAG GGACATCACAGACGACGAAGCGTGCATCGATGAGCTGAGGATGACCTTCCGCTTCTTCGCATCAGTTGTTGTCCGCCGAGCTCAGAAG GTCGACATTCCGGCTGTGTGTGCAGATAAAATGCTGAAGGCTGCGTTGAAGCATGTTGAAGTCATCGCAAGAGCTCGAGAAAAAG TGGGGAACACTGAAGGATTGCAGCAGGCAGCTCTGGAGGAATATGGCGCTGACCTTCACGTGGCTCTGCGCAGCCGCAGAGACGAGCTGCTGTATCTGAGGCAGCTGACAGAGATGCTGTTCCCCTTCGTCATGCCTCCCAAGGCTACAGACTGCAA GTCATTGGCGCTGCTGCTTCGGGAGGTGATGACGGGATCCGTCTTGTTACCAACCATGGATTTCATGGCTGACCCC GATACTGTGAACTTCTTGGTGCTGATATTTGTTGATGACACTCCA ccagaaccagccACAGAACCTCCGTCTCCCCTGGTTCCGTTTCTACAGAAATTTACTGACGTGGGCAACAAGAAGCCGTCC GTGCTGAAGttggagctgaaggagatccGAGCCCAGCAGGACCTCCTCTTTCGCTTCATGAACTTCCTGAAGCAGGAAGGAGCCGTGCACGTGCTGCAGTTCTGCCTGGCCGTGG AGGAGTTCAACGACAGGATCCTGCGTCCAGACCTGAGCGACCCCGAGCTGCAGCGTCTGCACACGGAGGTGCTGCACATCTACCAGACCTACTGCCTGGACGAGAGCGTCGACAAGATCAACTTCGACAAGTTCATTGTGGAGGAGATCAGGAACA TTGCTGAAGGTCCCTACAGCGACGTGGTGAAGCTGCAGACCATGCGCTGCCTGTTCGAGGCCTACGAACACGTGCTGGCGCTGTTGGAGAGCGTCTTCACGCCCATGTTCTGCCACAGCGACGAA TACTTCAGACACCTCCTGAAAGGATCCGACTCTCcagcacggagcagcagaaTCAGCAG aAATCTGTCCAAACGAGGGGAGTCCTTCGGCATCAGCAGGATTGGCAGCAGAATCAAAGGCGTGTTCAAGAGTACGACAGTAGAGGGCGCCATGCTGCCGCCGAGCGCCACAACTGAGCTGGATGACGACCTG gtggaggaggccacCATGGTGATGGAGGACGATTCTCCCGCCGAGCCGACCAGCGGGTCGGGAACGCTGCGGAACCTGTCGGCCTGGAGCATCAACATCCCCAACGTCCACAGCTACGACGACGAGCTGAAGAGGGAGAAGATCCCCGTCTTCTGCATCGACGTGGAGCGCCACGACAGGAAGGAAG TGGGTCATCAGACGGAGAGGTGGTCCGTTGACAGGCGATACCTGGAATTCTACGTTCTGGAGTCCAGACTCACAGAGTTCCACG GAACATTTGTTGACGCTCAGCTTCCATCCAAAAGACTGATTGGACCAAAGAATTACGAGTTCCTTGTCTCCAAACGGGAGGAATTTGAGGCATATTTGCAG agacTCCTGAAGCATCCAGAGCTCAGCAACAGTCAGCTGCTGgcggacttcctgtctcctcacagTGAGGAATCTCAGTTCCTGGACAAGACGCTGGCTGATGTCCGACTGG GAAAAATCTTCAAGTCTGTTCCAGGGAAGCTGATGAAGGAG AgaggtcagaacctggagcccTTCATCCAGTCCTTCTTCAACTCCTGCGAGTCTCCCAAACCCAAGCCCAGCAGACCCGAACTGACCATCCTCAGCCCGTCCACCGAGAACTACAAGAag ctcttcagcgACATTTTCCACAACAACGCCAGCAGGTCCGACCGTCCCGCACGGAAACGCCACAGCTCCACGGTAACGGTCCGTGTCGACGGCATGTACGACTACATGATGTTCATGG CTCGGACGGTGTTCCGCGTGCCGGACTGGCTGCACCACCTTCTGGCCGCAGGCAGGATCCTGGTGAAGAACACGTTTGAGGCCTACATGCAGCAGTACATGCGGTCCAAGCTGGAGCAGGTCCTGCAGGAGCACCGGCTGGTGTCGCTCATCACGCAGCTCAGAG ACGCCGTCTTCTGTGAGCGGAACGGCCAGCGAAGCCTCCAGGACAGACGAGCAAGAGCCAGGCAGACCTTTGAGGAGATGATGAACTATTTACCAG AGTCGGTCGTCAGATTTATCGGAGGAGACGCCAAATACGAAGGCGTGCGATTACTGTTCGATGGTTTACAGCAGCCTCTGCTCAACaaacag GTCACCTACGTCCTGCTGGACATCGCCCTGCAGGAGCTTTTCCCTGAGCTCACTCAGGCGATCATGTGA
- the LOC130516190 gene encoding snake venom 5'-nucleotidase-like yields MAAAPARVSLLVLLMLVPSRSWSWDLVLLHTNDVHARVEESDLYSGKCVSGGCFAGVARRSTMIQRIRSSHGNVLLLDAGDQFQGSVWFSFYKGAEAAHFMNKLRYDAMAIGNHEFDNGVDGLMAPFMEDVRFAVLSANIRPDETLAATFGASCLPYKIFTVGGEKVGVVGYTSQETPALSRPGPHLKFEDEVTSLQLQVDKLQTMGVNKIVALGHSGFLVDQDIARKVRGVDVVVGGHTNTFLFTGTPPSNEIPAGPYPFMVESDDGRQVPVVQAYAYGKYLGYLKVTFDPEGNVVSSTGNPILLNSSIPQDPDVLAEVEEWKKNLANYSSQLVGKTLVFLDGTNPMCRFGECNLGNLICDAMVNNYIGSSVKNVWNLVGAAIINGGGIRSSIDERHGNGSISTEQLMAVLPFGGTFDLVQLRGSTLKKVFEFSVRRYGQGSGEFLQVSGFQVQFDVSKPPGSRLRSLHILCTSCRVPRYRPVEDAEVYTVAVPEYLVSGGDGYAVIADEMIKHNSGDLDVSVVSRYISQRRLVFPAVEGRISFYGSASGPGRGPTLVLLGSLVLLWTV; encoded by the exons ATGGCAGCAGCTCCGGCGCGCGTCtccctcctggtgctgctgatgctggtccCCTCTAGATCCTGGTCCTGggacctggtcctcctccacacCAACGACGTCCACGCCCGGGTGGAGGAGAGCGACCTGTATTCCGGGAAGTGCGTGTCCGGCGGGTGTTTCGCCGGTGTGGCCCGAAGATCCACGATGATCCAGCGGATCCGCAGCAGCCACGGGAACGTCCTGCTGCTGGACGCGGGGGACCAGTTCCAGGGTTCGGTCTGGTTCAGCTTTTATAAGGGAGCCGAGGCGGCACACTTCATGAACAAACTCCGTTATGACGCCATG GCGATCGGAAATCACGAGTTTGACAACGGCGTGGACGGACTCATGGCGCCGTTCATGGAGGACGTCCGGTTTGCTGTCCTCAGTGCCAACATCAGACCAGACGAGACTTTGGCGGCGACGTTCGGCGCTTCCTGTTTACCGTATAAGATATTTACTGTAGGCGGCGAGAAGGTGGGCGTGGTCGGCTACACGTCACAGGAAACTCCTGCGCTGTCCAGACCCG GTCCACATCTGAAGTTTGAGGACGAGGTGACgtcgctgcagctgcaggtggacaaaCTGCAGACGATGGGCGTCAACAAGATCGTCGCCCTGGGACACTCCGGCTTCCTGGTGGACCAGGACATCGCCAGGAAGGTCCGCGGGGTTGACGTGGTCGTGGGCGGACACACCAACACCTTCCTGTTCACAG GAACGCCTCCGTCCAATGAGATCCCGGCTGGTCCGTATCCGTTCATGGTGGAGTCCGATGACGGGCGGCAGGTTCCGGTCGTGCAGGCGTACGCTTATGGAAAATACCTGGGTTACCtgaaggtgacctttgaccctgaggGAAACGTCGTGAGCTCAACGGGGAATCCCATCCTGCTGAACAGCAGCATCCCACAGG ATCCAGATGTTTTGGctgaggtggaggagtggaagAAGAACCTTGCAAACTACTCCAGCCAACTGGTCGGGAAGACGCTGGTCTTCCTGGACGGGACCAACCCGATGTGTCGGTTCGGTGAATGTAACCTGGGGAACCTGATCTGTGACGCCATG GTCAACAATTACATCGGATCTTCAGTCAAGAACGTGTGGAACCTCGTCGGTGCCGCCATCATCAACGGGGGAGGAATCCGCTCCTCCATAGACGAGCGCCACGGAAACG GTTCCATCAGCACGGAGCAGCTGATGGCCGTCCTGCCCTTCGGAGGAACCTTCGACCTGGTCCAGCTGAGAGGCTCCACGCTGAAGAAGGTTTTCGAGTTCTCGGTGCGGCGCTACGGCCAAGGCAGCGGCGAGTTCCTGCAAGTGTCAG GTTTTCAGGTGCAGTTCGACGTCTCCAAGCCTCCGGGGAGCCGCctgaggagcctccacatcCTCTGCACCAGCTGCCGGGTCCCTCGGTACCGGCCCGTGGAGGACGCGGAGGTTTACACCGTGGCGGTGCCAGAGTACCTCGTGAGCGGCGGCGACGGCTACGCGGTGATCGCGGACGAGATGATCAAGCACAACAGTG GAGACTTGGACGTTTCCGTCGTGTCCCGCTACATCAGCCAGCGCAGGCTGGTTTTTCCGGCCGTGGAAGGACGGATCAGCTTCTACGGCTCCGCTTCCGGACCGGGACGCGGCCCAACACTGGTGTTACTGGGatcactggtgctgctgtggaccGTCTGA